Proteins from one Rosa chinensis cultivar Old Blush chromosome 7, RchiOBHm-V2, whole genome shotgun sequence genomic window:
- the LOC112176926 gene encoding probable serine/threonine-protein kinase PBL19: protein MKCFFPFKSKNKQKESKSAPDLRNKSDSLTPVLDRASKSLPSPRSIPELYKEKEQNLKVFSLQELRDSTNGFSRSQKLGEGGFGSVYKGIIKPKNGKGSPILVAIKKLNPHSLQGHKEWLAEVQFLGVVNHPNLVKLLGYCSIDGERGIQRLLVYEYMPNRSLEDHLFNRALNPLPWITRLQIMLGAAQGLAYLHEGLEVQVIYRDFKSSNVLLDEDFKPKLSDFGLAREGPKGDRTHVSTAVVGTYGYAAPEYVETGHLSIHSDLWSFGVVLYEILTGRRVLERHRPTAEQKLLYWVRQYPADSKKFSMIIDPLLRDQYPINAARKIAKLADSCLNKNAKDRPTMNQVVEILKQAIQDSEKGTNSVNNNFGASGSKMGRKNPKLR, encoded by the exons atgaagTGTTTCTTTCCCTTCAAATCCAAGAACAAACAAAAGGAGTCAAAATCAGCTCCGGATTTGAGAAACAAAAGCGACTCCTTAACTCCGGTATTAGACCGTGCCTCGAAATCTTTACCTTCACCAAGAAGCATACCAGAATTATACAAAGAGAAGGAGCAGAATTTGAAGGTTTTCTCACTGCAAGAGCTCAGGGATTCAACCAATGGCTTCAGCAGGTCGCAAAAGCTTGGTGAAGGAGGCTTTGGGAGTGTGTATAAAGGAATAATCAAGCCCAAAAATGGCAAGGGTAGTCCAATTTTGGTTGCCATAAAGAAGTTGAATCCACATAGCTTACAG GGTCATAAAGAGTGGCTAGCAGAGGTTCAATTTCTTGGTGTGGTAAATCACCCAAATCTGGTAAAGCTTCTAGGATATTGCTCTATAGATGGAGAAAGAGGGATCCAACGGCTATTGGTATATGAATATATGCCTAATAGGAGCTTAGAAGATCATCTTTTCAATAGGGCTTTGAACCCTCTTCCTTGGATCACTAGGTTACAAATAATGCTTGGTGCTGCTCAAGGATTGGCTTATCTACACGAGGGACTGGAAGTCCAG GTGATATATCGAGATTTCAAATCCTCCAACGTGCTCTTGGATGAGGACTTTAAGCCGAAGCTCTCAGACTTCGGGCTTGCTAGAGAAGGGCCCAAGGGTGACCGTACTCATGTATCGACAGCT GTGGTAGGGACTTATGGATATGCTGCCCCGGAGTATGTTGAAACAGGCCATCTTTCCATCCATAGTGACTTGTGGAGTTTTGGTGTGGTGCTGTATGAGATCCTCACTGGGAGGCGTGTCTTAGAAAGACATCGGCCAACGGCGGAGCAGAAGCTTCTTTATTGGGTTAGACAGTACCCTGCAGACAGTAAAAAATTCAGCATGATAATAGATCCACTTCTGAGAGACCAGTATCCTATTAATGCAGCTCGGAAAATTGCCAAGTTGGCAGATAGCTGCCTAAACAAGAATGCAAAAGACCGGCCAACAATGAATCAGGTAGTAGAGATCTTGAAGCAAGCTATACAAGATTCAGAAAAGGGTACCAACTCTGTAAATAACAATTTTGGGGCATCTGGGTCTAAAATGGGTAGAAAGAACCCCAAGTTGAGGTGA
- the LOC112177638 gene encoding LRR receptor-like serine/threonine-protein kinase ER1 has translation MSQLKELELADANFSGPVPPQLGNLSNLHTLDLSFNDFEGMMIPKFIGSLSQLKELKLASANFSGPVPPQLGNLSNLHTLDLSFNDFEGMMIPKFIGFLSQLKELELADANISGPVPPQLGNLSNLHTLDLYGNQVVSSENLEWLSHLSSLRYLNMSWLNLSEAVNWPESLSKLTLLTELELSDCNIPDVNPRSLAFINSSTSLQLLDLSYNSLNSSIFYWIANVNSNFVHIIHLTSNNLEGPIPDVFTRMLSLVTLDLSHNQLEGGISKGFQNLCSLESLTLRANQLSENIGDSVKTLSIAENTLETLNLRDNLFWGSLPDLSRFSKLRVLYLGLYPRVSGNSLALKHYFSPGIL, from the coding sequence ATGAGTCAATTGAAAGAGCTCGAACTTGCAGATGCTAATTTCAGTGGACCTGTTCCTCCCCAACTTGGAAACCTCTCTAATTTGCACACTCTTGATCTTTCCTTCAATGATTTTGAAGGAATGATGATTCCCAAATTCATTGGCTCTCTGAGTCAATTGAAAGAACTCAAACTTGCATCTGCTAATTTCAGTGGACCTGTTCCTCCTCAACTTGGAAACCTCTCTAATTTGCACACTCTTGATCTTTCCTTCAATGATTTTGAAGGAATGATGATTCCCAAATTCATTGGCTTTCTAAGTCAATTGAAAGAGCTCGAACTTGCAGATGCTAATATCAGTGGACCTGTTCCTCCCCAACTTGGAAACCTCTCTAATTTGCACACTCTTGATCTTTACGGTAACCAAGTTGTTAGTTCAGAAAATCTTGAGTGGTtatctcatctttcttccttgaGATACCTGAACATGTCATGGCTGAATTTGTCTGAGGCTGTGAATTGGCCAGAATCTTTGAGCAAGCTCACTTTACTGACAGAGCTCGAGTTATCCGACTGTAACATTCCTGATGTCAATCCAAGATCACTTGCCTTTATTAattcttccacctctcttcaACTCCTTGACCTCTCTTATAACTCTCTGAATTCTTCAATATTTTATTGGATAGCCAATGTCAACAGCAACTTTGTCCATATAATTCATCTCACTTCCAACAATCTTGAAGGTCCCATCCCAGATGTCTTCACAAGGATGCTTTCTCTAGTAACACTAGATCTGTCACATAATCAACTTGAAGGTGGGATATCAAAAGGCTTTCAAAACTTATGCAGCTTAGAGTCGTTGACCTTACGGGCAAACCAATTGTCTGAAAACATTGGGGACTCTGTTAAAACCTTGTCTATTGCTGAGAACACGCTTGAGACCTTGAACTTGAGAGATAACCTGTTTTGGGGGTCGCTGCCAGATTTGTCACGTTTTTCAAAGTTACGAGTGTTATATCTCGGTCTGTACCCGAGAGTGTCGGGCAACTCTCTAGCCTTGAAACATTATTTCTCTCCGGGAATTCTTTGA